In Bacteroidota bacterium, the sequence CACGCAGCGAAAACGGACGGCTCCGCTCCTCCCTCACCAGTTGCCGGGCCACGGCCTCCGCATCGGCGAGGCCGCTCACGTCCACGACCGGCACGACCAATGCGGCCTGCGCCTCCGCCGCCGGCGTGATCACCTGATGCGGCACCCCCTCCGGCGCCACAAACCGCGTACGCAACGCCTCGTGACGACCCACCACATGACGCAGCGCGCCTCGCAGCGCGTCCACCGAGAGCGGACCCGTCAGGCGAACTGCCACCGGAATGTTGTAGGCCGGGCTCTCCGGCTCGATCTGGTGCAGGAACCACAACCGCTGCTGCGCAAACGACACCGGCACCTCCGACGGACGCGCCTGCGGCTCCAGCGGCGGCCGCGACGGACCCGACGCCTGCAGCGTCTCGATGTGCGCGGCGAGCGCCTCCACCGTCGGCGCGTCGAACACCGCGCGCACGCTCAGCTCCACGCCGAGGCGGCGGCGCAGGCGGGCCACGAGTTGCATGGCCATGAGCGAGTGGCCGCCGAGGGCGAAGAAGTCGTCGGTGCGGCCGACGCGGGGCCGGTCGAGGAGGCCCGCGAGGGTGTCGGCGAGCGAGTGCTCGAGGTGTGTGCGGGGAGGCTCGTAGACCTGGGCGGGTCCTTCAGCGTTGACAGGACCGCCGGTTAGTAGCGTCTGCAGGGCGCGGCGGTCGACTTTGCCGTTGGAGGTGAGCGGTAGCGCGTCGAGCACCGTGATGGAACTCGGCACCATGTACGACGGCAATCGTGACTTGAGGTGCAGCCGGATGCGCGAAAGCAGATCGTCCTGGTTCCGCTTCACGACGGACAGGTTGCCCAGCGTCGCCCACGCTTCCTGTCCCGACTTCGCAGAGTGCGTTGTCGTGACGAGAGGTCGTCTCTGTCCTTCGACGATGGGATACAGGTAGGCCGAGAAATACCCGTCGATCGGGTCCTCCTCCCACACCGCTATGAGCTCGTAACCAGCCTCATGGGCGACGGCTTCAAGCGCGCCTGGGTTCACGCCATGGGGCTCGGCGTCGTCCACCAGCACCGAGGCGTCCGTCGAAAGCGATAGGTCTTCGAACCGCTTTCGCGCTTGCCCCTCTGTGCGAATGCGCACGTTGGGGACGTGCTTCACCACAAGGCACGCGGGCGCGCTTCCGAGGTACTCCTCCAGCGCCGTGGTCGATAGGTCGTCCTGTTCCCAGTCTAATAGGACGGCATCGTGGGGAAGCTGGGGAGACGGCTCCGTCCCGAGCACGACGTCGTATCGATACTTCGTCAGTTCGTTGACCGCCTCGCCGCCTCGCAAGCGCACTTCAGCCGAGGCTAGTTCGGGAAGCTCAGTCGCGATCCGCTGGAAGAACGCAGGATCTACCGCTAGTTCCTTCTCCTTGCGTCGGGCCTCGTCGGCCCTCGCCTTCACGTCGAGCAACGTGTCCGCTGCGTCCGAGCGATGCAGCTGGACCGAGAAGTGGAAGAGGTCCAGGAGCGGGTAGCTGCGCACCCCGCCGATGAAGATGTG encodes:
- a CDS encoding condensation domain-containing protein; protein product: RRLGDGRLVYEGREDGQVKVRGHRVEVGEVEAALLGAPGVSSSAVVWSEGGLTGFVVEAIGGDGLDAAGVIANGSISGDGAVDLPELVTPESEADTELVSHWGAIFDDAYAATDARADVDAGVSLRVWIDSFSGKPLPESEILECVEDSVDRILSLKPRHVVEVGCGTGLLLRRVAPHCETYVGTDVSAEAVLELKQMAQSEPTLSHVEIGLGAADEYHVVGSVKPDLIIINEVVQYMPSVEYLARVLTEASRVLAPGGHIFIGGVRSYPLLDLFHFSVQLHRSDAADTLLDVKARADEARRKEKELAVDPAFFQRIATELPELASAEVRLRGGEAVNELTKYRYDVVLGTEPSPQLPHDAVLLDWEQDDLSTTALEEYLGSAPACLVVKHVPNVRIRTEGQARKRFEDLSLSTDASVLVDDAEPHGVNPGALEAVAHEAGYELIAVWEEDPIDGYFSAYLYPIVEGQRRPLVTTTHSAKSGQEAWATLGNLSVVKRNQDDLLSRIRLHLKSRLPSYMVPSSITVLDALPLTSNGKVDRRALQTLLTGGPVNAEGPAQVYEPPRTHLEHSLADTLAGLLDRPRVGRTDDFFALGGHSLMAMQLVARLRRRLGVELSVRAVFDAPTVEALAAHIETLQASGPSRPPLEPQARPSEVPVSFAQQRLWFLHQIEPESPAYNIPVAVRLTGPLSVDALRGALRHVVGRHEALRTRFVAPEGVPHQVITPAAEAQAALVVPVVDVSGLADAEAVARQLVREERSRPFSLR